The Streptomyces achromogenes genome window below encodes:
- a CDS encoding precorrin-8X methylmutase — protein MSRTTIESSETNTVSSYDYEKDGAAIYRRSFATIRAESDLEGLPADVSQVAVRMIHACGMVDLAGDLAYTPSVVARAREALRAGAPVFTDVQMVASGVTRRRLPAANDVLCTLSDPGVPELAARLGTTRTAAALELWRDRLEGSVVAVGNAPTALFRLLEMIEEGAPRPAAVIGAPVGFIGAAESKDALAANSLGLEYLVVRGRRGGSAIAAAALNAIASEEE, from the coding sequence ATGAGCCGTACCACCATCGAGAGCAGCGAGACGAACACCGTGAGCAGCTACGACTACGAGAAGGACGGTGCGGCCATCTACCGCCGGTCCTTCGCCACCATCCGCGCGGAGTCCGACCTCGAAGGGCTGCCCGCCGACGTCAGCCAGGTCGCGGTCCGGATGATCCACGCCTGCGGGATGGTCGACCTCGCAGGGGACCTGGCGTACACGCCGTCCGTCGTGGCCCGCGCCCGCGAGGCCCTGCGGGCCGGCGCGCCGGTCTTCACCGACGTGCAGATGGTGGCCAGCGGGGTGACCCGGCGTCGGCTGCCCGCCGCCAACGACGTGCTGTGCACGCTGTCCGACCCGGGCGTCCCGGAGCTGGCGGCGCGACTGGGCACCACGCGCACCGCCGCCGCGCTGGAGCTGTGGCGGGACCGGCTCGAGGGCTCGGTGGTCGCCGTCGGCAACGCGCCCACCGCCCTCTTCCGGCTGCTGGAGATGATCGAGGAGGGCGCGCCCCGGCCCGCCGCCGTGATCGGCGCGCCGGTCGGGTTCATCGGCGCGGCCGAGTCCAAGGACGCGCTGGCGGCGAACTCGCTCGGCCTGGAGTACCTGGTGGTGCGCGGACGCCGTGGCGGCAGCGCCATCGCGGCCGCCGCGCTCAACGCGATCGCGAGCGAGGAAGAATGA
- the cobG gene encoding precorrin-3B synthase — MLAAMSSADLRPTSLATAVSRDRGDACPGALRLHAADDGALARIRVPGGVLSVRQAEALGAAAGRLGDGELHLTSRGNVQLRGLADGCGTELAAVLDAAGLLPSPGHERVRNVVASPLSGLDGRSLHDVRPWLPDLDAALCASGPARELSGRFLFALDDGRGDVAGLGADVALRATDDGGAVLDPGAVRVSARDAPRAALLAAETFVEAVRESGCKVWRVAELTLPEGVLAERVRHRLAAEGIGRSPLTEVAPVPVAEVPAPGVVGDALSAHVPLGRLSAEQWRELTRVAGTELRLTPWRGVVVPVPGLGARQRAESLARLAAAGLVTDPASPWPRVGACVGRPGCGKSHADVRADAADTVDAAGACALPLYWSGCERRCGHPHGDRIDVVASADGGYRLAAVRSGRPTRTAPMNDPDDLAAALAAITS, encoded by the coding sequence ATGCTCGCCGCCATGTCCTCGGCTGACCTCCGTCCAACATCCCTGGCCACAGCGGTCTCACGGGACCGCGGTGACGCCTGCCCCGGGGCGTTGCGGCTGCACGCGGCGGACGACGGGGCGCTGGCCCGGATCCGGGTGCCCGGCGGGGTGCTGAGTGTCCGTCAGGCCGAGGCGCTGGGCGCGGCGGCCGGGCGGCTGGGGGACGGGGAACTCCATCTGACCTCGCGCGGCAACGTGCAGTTGCGGGGTCTCGCGGACGGCTGCGGCACGGAGCTCGCCGCCGTGCTGGACGCGGCGGGGCTGCTTCCCTCGCCCGGGCACGAGCGGGTGCGCAACGTCGTCGCCTCGCCGCTGTCCGGCCTCGACGGACGGAGCCTGCACGACGTCCGGCCCTGGCTGCCGGACCTCGACGCGGCGCTGTGCGCGAGCGGGCCGGCCCGGGAGTTGTCCGGCCGGTTCCTGTTCGCCCTGGACGACGGGCGCGGGGACGTGGCCGGGCTCGGCGCCGACGTGGCGCTGCGGGCGACCGACGACGGCGGCGCGGTGCTCGATCCGGGTGCGGTACGGGTGTCCGCGCGGGACGCGCCACGGGCCGCGCTGCTGGCGGCGGAGACGTTTGTGGAAGCGGTCCGGGAGTCCGGCTGCAAAGTCTGGCGGGTGGCCGAACTCACCCTGCCCGAGGGCGTGTTGGCCGAGCGGGTTCGCCATCGCCTGGCCGCCGAAGGCATCGGCCGGTCGCCCCTCACGGAGGTCGCCCCCGTCCCGGTCGCGGAGGTGCCCGCGCCCGGCGTCGTCGGCGACGCCCTGTCCGCGCACGTGCCGCTGGGGCGGCTCTCCGCCGAGCAGTGGCGGGAGTTGACGCGGGTCGCCGGGACCGAGCTGCGGCTGACCCCGTGGCGCGGAGTCGTCGTCCCCGTGCCGGGCCTGGGCGCGCGGCAGCGGGCCGAATCTCTCGCCCGGCTGGCCGCCGCCGGTCTCGTCACCGACCCGGCCTCGCCCTGGCCGCGCGTCGGCGCGTGCGTCGGACGGCCCGGGTGTGGCAAATCCCACGCCGACGTCCGGGCCGACGCGGCCGACACTGTCGACGCGGCCGGCGCCTGCGCCCTCCCGCTGTACTGGTCCGGCTGCGAACGGCGCTGCGGGCATCCGCACGGCGACCGGATCGACGTGGTCGCCTCCGCGGACGGCGGCTACCGGCTGGCCGCCGTCCGGTCGGGCCGTCCGACGCGCACCGCACCGATGAACGACCCCGACGACCTCGCCGCCGCCCTGGCGGCGATCACCTCATGA
- the cobN gene encoding cobaltochelatase subunit CobN, with product MILLLSTSDTDLLSARAAAGPVPYRFANPARLVLDDLPALLDGADLVVVRLLGGVRAWQDGLDLLLADGRPVVVLTGEQAPDAQLMAASTVPVGIAAEAHAYLAHGGPANLEQLARFLSDTVLLTGHGFDSPASAPTWGPLERPARADAPRVPTIAVLYYRAHHMSGNTAFVHALCDAVEASGARALPLYVASLRSPEPELIEELRAADAIVTTVLAAGGTRPAEASAGGDDESWDAGALTSLDVPILQALCLTSSRTDWETSDEGVSPLDAAGQIAVPEFDGRLITVPFSFKEIDADGLPAYVADPERAARVAGIAVRHARLRHIPPADKRLALVLSAYPTKHSRIGNAVGLDTPASAVALLRRLREEGYDFGGADVPGLASGDGDELIMALIEAGGHDQDWLTEEQLARNPVRIPAADYRRWFAALPEELRTSVEEHWGPPPGEMFVDRSRNPEGDIVLAALRFGNLLILIQPPRGFGENPIAIYHDPDLPPSHHYLAAYRWIAARTEDGGFGADAMIHLGKHGNLEWLPGKNAGLSAACGPDAALGDLPLVYPFLVNDPGEGTQAKRRAHATLVDHLVPPMARADSYGDIARLEQLLDEYAQIASMDPAKLPAIRAQIWTLIQAAKLDHDLGLADRPDDDGFDDFLLHVDGWLCEVKDAQIRDGLHVLGNPPAGADRVNLVLAILRARQIWGGATALPGLREALGLDESAATRTTADEAEARARALVQAMEDADWDPAAVPAEHGEQVAAVLEFAAREVVPRLAGTTAELDHAVHALAGGFVPAGPSGSPLRGLVNVLPTGRNFYSVDPKAVPSRLAWETGQALADSLLERYRTDNGEWPTSVGLSLWGTSAMRTAGDDVAEALALLGVRPVWDDASRRVTGVEAVPHEELGRPRIDVTLRISGFFRDAFPHTIALLDDAVRLAASLDEPAEVNHVRAHVRADLAEHGDERRATTRIFGSRPGTYGAGLLQLIDSRDWRTDADLAEVYTVWGGYAYGRELDGRPARDEMETAYRRIAVAAKNTDTREHDIADSDDYFQYHGGMVATVRALRGTAPEAYIGDSTRPETVRTRTLVEETSRVFRARVVNPKWIEAMRRHGYKGAFELAATVDYLFGYDATTGVVADWMYDKLTETYVLDPTNREFLQQANPWALHGIAERLLEAQSRGMWAKPDPAVLERLRQVYLETEGDLEGED from the coding sequence ATGATCCTTCTGCTGTCGACGTCCGACACCGACCTGCTGAGCGCCCGCGCCGCAGCCGGCCCGGTCCCGTACCGCTTCGCCAACCCGGCCCGGCTGGTCCTCGACGACCTCCCCGCGCTCCTCGACGGCGCCGACCTCGTCGTCGTACGCCTCCTCGGCGGGGTGCGCGCCTGGCAGGACGGCCTCGACCTGCTGCTCGCCGACGGCCGCCCGGTCGTCGTCCTGACCGGTGAACAGGCCCCCGACGCCCAGCTGATGGCCGCCTCCACGGTCCCCGTCGGCATCGCCGCCGAAGCCCACGCCTATCTCGCCCATGGCGGCCCCGCCAACCTGGAGCAGCTCGCCCGCTTCCTCTCCGACACGGTCCTGCTCACCGGCCACGGCTTCGACTCCCCGGCGTCCGCCCCCACCTGGGGCCCGCTGGAGCGGCCCGCGCGGGCCGACGCCCCCCGGGTCCCGACCATCGCCGTGCTGTACTACCGGGCCCATCACATGAGCGGCAACACCGCCTTCGTGCACGCCCTGTGCGACGCCGTCGAGGCGTCCGGCGCCCGGGCGCTCCCGCTGTACGTCGCCTCCCTGCGCTCCCCCGAGCCGGAGCTGATCGAGGAACTGCGGGCCGCCGACGCGATCGTCACCACGGTGCTCGCCGCGGGCGGCACCCGCCCCGCCGAGGCCTCCGCGGGCGGCGACGACGAGTCCTGGGACGCCGGCGCGCTGACCTCCCTGGACGTCCCGATCCTCCAGGCGCTGTGCCTGACCTCCTCACGGACCGACTGGGAGACGAGCGACGAGGGCGTCTCCCCGCTGGACGCGGCCGGACAGATCGCCGTCCCGGAGTTCGACGGCCGGCTGATCACCGTCCCGTTCTCCTTCAAGGAGATCGACGCCGACGGACTGCCCGCCTACGTCGCCGACCCCGAACGGGCGGCCCGCGTCGCCGGCATCGCCGTACGCCACGCGCGGCTGCGCCACATCCCGCCCGCCGACAAGCGCCTCGCGCTGGTCCTCTCCGCCTATCCCACCAAGCACTCCCGCATCGGCAACGCGGTCGGGCTGGACACCCCCGCCAGCGCGGTCGCGCTGCTGCGCCGGCTGCGCGAGGAGGGCTACGACTTCGGCGGCGCCGACGTGCCTGGGCTGGCCTCCGGCGACGGCGACGAGCTGATCATGGCGCTCATCGAGGCGGGCGGCCACGACCAGGACTGGCTCACCGAGGAGCAGCTGGCGCGCAACCCGGTGCGGATCCCGGCGGCCGACTACCGCCGCTGGTTCGCCGCCCTGCCCGAGGAGCTGCGCACGTCCGTCGAGGAGCACTGGGGCCCGCCGCCCGGCGAGATGTTCGTCGACCGCAGCCGCAACCCGGAGGGCGACATCGTCCTCGCCGCCCTGCGCTTCGGCAACCTGCTGATCCTCATCCAGCCCCCGCGCGGCTTCGGCGAGAACCCGATCGCCATCTACCACGACCCCGACCTGCCGCCCTCGCACCACTACCTGGCCGCCTACCGCTGGATCGCCGCGCGGACCGAGGACGGCGGCTTCGGCGCCGACGCGATGATCCACCTCGGCAAGCACGGCAATCTGGAGTGGCTGCCCGGCAAGAACGCCGGTCTGTCCGCCGCCTGCGGCCCAGACGCCGCCCTCGGCGACCTCCCCCTGGTCTACCCCTTCCTGGTCAACGACCCGGGCGAGGGCACCCAGGCCAAGCGCCGCGCGCACGCCACCCTCGTCGACCACCTCGTCCCGCCGATGGCCCGCGCCGACTCCTACGGCGACATCGCGCGGCTGGAGCAACTCCTCGACGAGTACGCCCAGATCGCGTCCATGGACCCGGCGAAGCTGCCGGCGATCCGCGCCCAGATCTGGACCCTCATCCAGGCCGCCAAGCTCGACCACGACCTCGGCCTCGCCGACCGCCCCGACGACGACGGCTTCGACGACTTCCTGCTACACGTCGACGGCTGGCTCTGCGAGGTCAAGGACGCCCAGATCCGCGACGGCCTGCACGTCCTCGGCAACCCGCCGGCCGGCGCCGACCGCGTCAACCTCGTCCTCGCGATCCTGCGCGCCCGCCAGATCTGGGGCGGCGCCACCGCGCTGCCCGGCCTGCGCGAGGCGCTCGGCCTCGACGAGTCCGCCGCGACCCGCACGACGGCCGACGAGGCGGAGGCCCGGGCCCGGGCCCTCGTCCAAGCCATGGAGGACGCGGACTGGGACCCGGCCGCAGTCCCGGCCGAGCACGGCGAACAGGTCGCCGCCGTCCTGGAGTTCGCCGCCCGCGAGGTCGTCCCGCGGCTGGCCGGCACCACCGCCGAACTCGACCACGCCGTGCACGCGCTGGCCGGCGGATTCGTGCCTGCGGGCCCCTCCGGCTCGCCGCTGCGCGGTCTGGTCAACGTCCTGCCGACCGGCCGCAACTTCTACTCCGTCGACCCCAAGGCCGTCCCCTCCCGGCTCGCCTGGGAGACCGGGCAGGCCCTCGCCGACTCGCTCCTGGAGCGCTACCGCACCGACAACGGCGAATGGCCGACGTCCGTCGGGCTGTCCCTGTGGGGCACCAGCGCCATGCGCACCGCCGGCGACGACGTGGCCGAGGCCCTCGCCCTGCTCGGCGTCCGCCCCGTCTGGGACGACGCCTCGCGCCGCGTGACCGGCGTGGAGGCCGTCCCGCACGAGGAGCTGGGCCGCCCGCGCATCGACGTCACCCTGCGCATCTCGGGCTTCTTCCGGGACGCCTTCCCGCACACCATCGCCCTGCTGGACGACGCGGTCCGCCTCGCCGCCTCGCTCGACGAGCCGGCCGAGGTCAACCATGTGCGCGCGCACGTCCGGGCCGACCTGGCGGAGCACGGCGACGAACGCCGGGCCACCACCCGCATCTTCGGCTCCCGCCCGGGGACGTACGGCGCCGGCCTGCTCCAGCTCATCGACTCCCGCGACTGGCGCACCGACGCCGACCTCGCCGAGGTCTACACGGTGTGGGGCGGCTACGCCTACGGCCGCGAACTGGACGGCCGTCCGGCCCGCGACGAGATGGAGACGGCCTACCGGCGGATCGCGGTGGCCGCGAAGAACACCGACACCCGCGAACACGACATCGCCGACTCCGACGACTACTTCCAGTACCACGGCGGCATGGTCGCCACCGTCCGCGCGCTGCGCGGCACCGCCCCCGAGGCGTACATCGGCGACTCCACCCGCCCCGAGACGGTCCGCACCCGCACGCTCGTCGAGGAGACCTCCCGCGTCTTCCGCGCCCGGGTCGTCAACCCGAAGTGGATCGAGGCGATGCGCCGCCACGGCTACAAGGGCGCCTTCGAACTCGCCGCCACCGTGGACTATCTGTTCGGCTACGACGCCACCACCGGCGTGGTCGCCGACTGGATGTACGACAAGCTCACCGAGACCTACGTCCTGGACCCGACGAACCGCGAGTTCCTCCAGCAGGCCAACCCGTGGGCGCTGCACGGCATCGCCGAGCGGCTGCTGGAGGCGCAGTCGCGCGGGATGTGGGCCAAGCCCGACCCGGCGGTGCTGGAGCGGTTGCGGCAGGTGTACCTGGAGACGGAGGGCGACCTCGAGGGCGAGGACTGA
- a CDS encoding PP2C family protein-serine/threonine phosphatase: MIGIRRKRPADALDAIEPPGNAETVVGVLSVTVLVEVLGVLSGSEVWLLGLLVFLPGTASALCTVQQTRFVAAWTTLFVSLTLFLRAGDRAGWLDRSVLVLLTLVLGVVSVYACHRRIAREQEMLRLRSTAAAMQRHILHPLPLVTDDVLVNGVYEPVQEDRLVGGDIYDVVDSPWGTRVLIGDVQGKGLTAVGAAFAVIGAFREAAYREPTLTALVDALDAAVVRHNSYAEQTGDDERFVTALIVCVDADDEAQVVNCGHIPARLVHEGAVTTAAVDPGVPLGLAELAVEPTTVDWFAFPAGATLVLTTDGLTETRAADGTFYPLDERLMKHLDRSPTELPGALHEDARGFAGDGRRHDDVAVLTVRRAPRR; encoded by the coding sequence ATGATCGGTATACGTCGGAAGAGACCTGCCGACGCCCTCGACGCCATCGAGCCCCCGGGCAACGCAGAGACGGTCGTCGGCGTGCTCTCCGTGACGGTGCTGGTCGAGGTGCTCGGCGTGCTGTCCGGGTCCGAGGTGTGGCTGCTCGGACTCCTGGTGTTCCTGCCGGGAACGGCGTCGGCGCTGTGCACCGTGCAGCAGACCAGGTTCGTCGCCGCGTGGACCACCCTGTTCGTCTCCCTCACCCTGTTCCTGCGGGCCGGCGACAGGGCCGGGTGGCTGGACCGCAGTGTCCTGGTGCTGCTCACCCTGGTCCTCGGGGTCGTCTCCGTGTACGCCTGCCACCGCCGCATCGCGCGTGAGCAGGAGATGCTGCGGCTGCGCTCGACCGCCGCCGCGATGCAGCGGCACATCCTGCACCCTCTCCCCCTGGTCACCGACGACGTCCTCGTCAACGGTGTCTACGAACCCGTGCAGGAGGACCGGCTGGTGGGCGGCGACATCTACGACGTCGTCGACTCGCCGTGGGGCACCCGCGTGCTCATCGGAGACGTGCAGGGCAAGGGCCTGACCGCGGTGGGCGCCGCGTTCGCCGTCATCGGCGCCTTCCGGGAGGCGGCCTACCGGGAGCCCACGCTCACCGCGCTCGTCGACGCCCTGGACGCCGCGGTCGTCCGGCACAACTCCTACGCCGAACAGACCGGGGACGACGAACGGTTCGTGACCGCCCTCATCGTCTGTGTCGACGCGGACGACGAAGCGCAGGTCGTCAACTGCGGCCACATACCCGCGCGACTGGTGCACGAGGGCGCCGTCACCACGGCCGCGGTGGACCCGGGCGTCCCGCTCGGGCTCGCCGAACTGGCCGTCGAGCCCACGACCGTGGACTGGTTCGCGTTCCCGGCCGGCGCCACGCTGGTGCTGACCACCGACGGGCTCACCGAGACCCGTGCCGCCGACGGCACGTTCTATCCGCTGGACGAGCGTCTGATGAAGCACCTCGACCGCTCCCCCACCGAACTGCCCGGGGCCCTGCACGAGGACGCCCGCGGCTTCGCCGGGGACGGCCGCCGCCACGACGACGTCGCCGTCCTGACCGTCCGCCGGGCACCGAGGCGCTGA